Proteins from one Bos javanicus breed banteng chromosome 27, ARS-OSU_banteng_1.0, whole genome shotgun sequence genomic window:
- the LOC133239769 gene encoding histone H2B type 1-K-like: protein MAPSDPDLLDQGRSECPIEKTNMPEPAKPAPAPKKGSKKAVTKAQEKDGKKCKRSRKESYSVYVYKMLKQVHPDTGISSKAVGIMNSFVNDIFERIAGQALRLAHYNKRSTITSREIQTAMRLLLPGGVQTDNEKTITTIQFSAAGMAWRKRFLYPDW, encoded by the exons ATGGCACCCAGTGATCCCGACCTCCTGGATCAGGGCCGTTCTGAGTGCCCAATAGAGAAGACAA ACATGCCTGAACCGGCTAAGCCTGCTCCTGCCCCTAAAAAGGGCTctaaaaaagctgtgaccaaggcccaggagaaggacGGCAAGAAGTGCAAGCGCAGCCGCAAAGAGAGCTACTCTGTGTACGTGTACAAGATGCTGAAGCAAGTCCATCCTGACACCGGCATCTCGTCCAAGGCCGtgggaatcatgaactccttcgtcAACGACATTTTCGAGCGCATCGCTGGCCAGGCATTGCGCCTGGCGCATTACAACAAGCGCTCGACTATCACATCCAGAGAGATCCAGACCGCCAtgcgcttgctgctacctggggg AGTCCAAACTGATAACGAGAAGACGATAACCACCATCCAGTTCTCGGCTGCGGGCATGGCCTGGAGGAAGAGATTCCTGTATCCAGACTGGTAG